A single region of the Babesia bovis T2Bo apicoplast, complete genome genome encodes:
- a CDS encoding putative ribosomal protein S12: MITINQLIDKGRVKKIKKTPSRALNKNPQKKCKCNAFIVMSPKKPNSAVRKVIKTTLNKKTVLAYVPGENVIIPKNSRVLIKGGNVPDLPGVKYKVILGVLDVKRARRATKRSKYGVKRITIK, encoded by the coding sequence ATGATAACAATAAACCAACTAATTGATAAGGGTAGAGTAAAAAAAATAAAAAAAACACCAAGTAGAGCGCTTAATAAAAACCCACAGAAAAAGTGCAAATGCAACGCTTTTATAGTAATGTCCCCTAAAAAACCTAACTCTGCTGTTAGAAAAGTTATTAAAACAACTCTAAATAAAAAAACTGTATTAGCGTATGTTCCTGGTGAAAATGTTATAATACCTAAAAATAGCAGGGTACTTATAAAAGGAGGAAATGTTCCAGATTTGCCTGGAGTTAAATATAAAGTTATACTAGGTGTTTTAGACGTTAAAAGAGCTCGTCGTGCAACTAAAAGGTCTAAATACGGGGTAAAACGTATTACAATAAAATAA